The proteins below are encoded in one region of Oenanthe melanoleuca isolate GR-GAL-2019-014 chromosome 4A, OMel1.0, whole genome shotgun sequence:
- the LOC130253153 gene encoding P2R1A-PPP2R2A-interacting phosphatase regulator 1-like has product MAQEKMELDLELPPGSAAAPGDGGGLRRSNSAPLIHGLSDNSQVFQPYVLRTRRNSTTVMSRHGMFLSSSPIRIPSSRLHQIRREEGVDLMNREAAHEREVQTAMQISQSWEESLSLSDNDLDKSEKSFSPKRIDFIPVSPAPSPTRGIGKQCFSPSLQMFVSSNGLPPSPIPSPTRRFCNRRSQSPINCIRPSVLGPIKRKGEMETESQPKRLFQGTTNMLSPDVTHLTDLSSCLSSDILDGSSSSVGSSSDSLTKGSITTESPVPCSNSCSSFILMDDFSPK; this is encoded by the exons atGGCTCAGGAGAAGATGGAGCTGGACCTGGAGCTGCCGCCGGGGAGCGCCGCGGCCCCGGGCGACGGCGGCGGCCTGAGGCGGTCGAACAGCGCCCCGCTCATCCACGGGCTCAG TGACAACTCCCAGGTGTTTCAGCCTTACGTGTTGCGGACTCGCAGGAACAGCACAACAGTTATGAGCCGTCATGGAATG TTCTTGTCATCATCTCCTATTCGTATTCCTAGCAGCCGACTTCATCAGATCAGAAGA gaggaaggagtggATTTAATGAacagagaagcagcacatgAAAG GGAAGTGCAGACAGCAATGCAGATAAGCCAGTCATGGGAGGAAAGCTTGAGCCTG AGCGACAATGACTTGGACAAGTCTGAGAAATCTTTTTCCCCAAAGAGAATAGACTTCATTCCAGTTTCTCCTGCACCTTCACCTACAAGAGGAATAGGAAAG CAATGTTTTTCACCATCATTGCAAATGTTTGTGAGCAGTAATGGATTACCTCCAAGCCCTATTCCCAGCCCAACAAGGCGATTCTGCAA CAGGAGGAGTCAAAGTCCAATCAACTGCATCAGGCCCAGTGTTCTTGGcccaattaaaagaaaag GTGAAATGGAAACTGAAAGTCAGCCAAAGAGACTTTTCCAAGGAACAACCAACATGCTTTCTCCAGATGTTACACATCTGACAGATCTCAGTTCATG cctgtcctCGGATATTCTCGACGGGAGTAGCAGCAGTGTTGGCTCTTCCTCTGACTCCCTGACTAAAGGCAGCATCACCACGGAGTCTCCAGTGCCCTGCTCCaactcctgctcctccttcatTCTGATGGATGACTTCTCACCCAAGTGA